The Acidobacteriota bacterium DNA window TGAACGCCTCAAGAAATGCCGTCGTCAACTCGGCTGCGTCAGCGCCTGTCGCTCTTCTGAGAACGAGGCTTGTGTTTACGGGTCTCGGCGTAACGGGCATCGCGACGATCACGCCGTGCTCACGCGGCGTGATATGAGCGCGGCCGTCCCAGTACTCGTGCTTCCAGCCGGGCCGCATCGCGAGCAACTCGAACTCTTCAATGCTCATCTGCGGGTGCTCGCTCTTCACAGGCGAATCTTGAATCAAACCGGGCAGGCCACACAACCTCATATCAACGTGTTCGTAGTTCGGCCAACATCCGGGGAGCGCAGACAGGGATGCCTGCACTGGGTAGACCTCCACTTTTGATGAATGGTATTGTCATAATCTCTCAAAGCAGGAGGTAGCCATGGCCAGCCAGCCCAAACAATCGCCCTCGCCGAAGGGCGGCAGCTTTCTAATCGAGGACCGCGCCCCTGAAGACATCTTCACTCCGGAAGACATCACCGAAGAGCAACGCATGTTCGGGCGCACCGCTGAAGAATTTCTACGCAAAGAGGTTGTTCCCCGCGAAGACGAGATCCACGCGAAGGATTACAAGGTTCATCGCGAGCTGATGCGGAAGGCTGGCGAGATCGGGCTGCTGAGCATCGACATACCCGAGAAATACGGCGGGCTCGGATTGCACAAAGTCAGCTCGGCGGTGGTCGGCGAACAGTTCGCGCTTCAGGCTTCATTTGCCGGGACTCATAGCTCGCACGTCAACATCGGCACCCTGCCCATCGTTTTCTTCGGCACCGAGGAGCAGAAGCAAAAATATCTCCCCAGGCTGGCTACCGGTGAGTGGATCGGCGCGTACGCGTTGACCGAACCTCAGTCGGGAAGCGACGCGCTCGCCGCCAAGACCAAAGCAGTGCTCTCGCCCGACGGGCGGCACTACATTCTGAACGGCCAGAAGATGTGGATCACCAACGGCGGCTTCGCTGATCTGTTCACCGTCTTCGCCAAAGTCGACGGCGAAAAGTTCACGGCATTTCTGGTCGAACGCGGGCCGGGTCTGGTCAGCGGGCACGAAGAGAAGAAGCTTGGGCTCGACGGCTCTTCGACGACCGCGCTGATGCTCGAAGACTGTCACGTGCCCGTCGAGAATGTGTTAGGCGAGATCGGCCGCGGGCATAAGATCGCCTTCAACGTGCTCAACATCGGGCGATTGAAGCTGGGCGCGCGATCGGTGGGCACGATGAAGCTTTCGCTTCAGCAGTCGGTTCAGTATGCCAAAGAGCGGCACCAGTTCGGCCAGCCGATCGCCAACTTCGGTTTGATCAAACGCAAGCTCGCCGAAATGACTGCTCTCGCTTACGTCGGCGAGTCGATTCTCTACCGCACGCTTGGAATGATCGACGAAGCTCTCGAGCGAGTAGACAAAGACGACCCAGCTCAAGTGCTCCTCGTTCTCGTGCAGTTCGCCATCGAGTGCTCGATCATCAAGGTGTGGGAGAGCGAGGCGCTCGCCTATGTCGTCGA harbors:
- a CDS encoding acyl-CoA dehydrogenase family protein, whose product is MASQPKQSPSPKGGSFLIEDRAPEDIFTPEDITEEQRMFGRTAEEFLRKEVVPREDEIHAKDYKVHRELMRKAGEIGLLSIDIPEKYGGLGLHKVSSAVVGEQFALQASFAGTHSSHVNIGTLPIVFFGTEEQKQKYLPRLATGEWIGAYALTEPQSGSDALAAKTKAVLSPDGRHYILNGQKMWITNGGFADLFTVFAKVDGEKFTAFLVERGPGLVSGHEEKKLGLDGSSTTALMLEDCHVPVENVLGEIGRGHKIAFNVLNIGRLKLGARSVGTMKLSLQQSVQYAKERHQFGQPIANFGLIKRKLAEMTALAYVGESILYRTLGMIDEALERVDKDDPAQVLLVLVQFAIECSIIKVWESEALAYVVDEQVQVFGGYGYSKDYPAERAYRDARIARIYEGTNEINRIVIGTQLLRRAAAGELPLFEEAERAVDLGRAADDTLNMTRANVAFSDELLLVKAAKAMTLASIAAANQAYGESARNEQEVIALIADMVIDVYAMESALLRTQRLLNDRGVEKCRVQADIIRVFARDAALRVESAARAVASEIEDEKCAASISELAYRSPMKSIAARRRIADAVINTGRYFLS